The Methanohalophilus portucalensis genome window below encodes:
- a CDS encoding cation:proton antiporter domain-containing protein, producing MESAILNDIIIIFGISIFVLYICNKLHISIIVGFLVTGILVGPYGLGFIDNPDDINILAEIGIILLLFTIGVELSLKELWNMKRSVILGGGLQVLFTTLGTLFAATYLGFGFSESLFLGFLISLSSTAIVLKTLQKRAELHSLHGRTILSILLFQDVIVVAMIVATPFLAGVGGNDANSIFMILLKSLAIIIFIMFFARWLIPHILYHIAKTRNPELFLLSVIVICLSIAMLTYSAGLSLALGAFLAGLVISESEYSHQALNNILPFKDVFLSIFFVSIGMLLNVQFFLDNPLMILLVTIGVMLFKGIVSGFVSMVLGYPLRNSILTGMALAQVGEFSFVLSKFGVEYGLLDNYLYQMFLDISILTMAVTSFSISYSPSVAAKVLKLPIPHQLKCGFARKDVTKMYDKKEKMSSHLIIVGFGFNGKTVAKAAKAGGIPYLVIETNPESVREGISKGENIFYGDATQEGVLEQADIDSAKIMIVGISDATATRRVIWLAREMNPNIHIIARTRYLKEMGPLYEQGANEVIPEEFETSVEIFVRLLRRYLVPEDQIKEFIEDARADGYDMFRSISHNPLSYEKMQFDIPDVNIVSLRVPQRADVVGMTLEDLSLRQRFGSTVLAIRRGLEIITNPGGDVRILEGDILVLLGSHEDMKEIGDFFTDLSKKNTNDTEE from the coding sequence ATGGAGTCGGCAATACTCAATGATATCATCATTATTTTTGGTATATCTATTTTTGTGCTTTATATATGCAACAAACTTCACATTTCTATTATAGTTGGTTTCCTGGTAACTGGTATTCTGGTGGGTCCTTATGGACTGGGATTCATAGATAATCCTGATGATATCAATATCCTTGCTGAGATAGGCATTATTCTTTTGCTGTTTACCATTGGAGTGGAATTATCTTTAAAAGAACTCTGGAATATGAAGCGTTCTGTGATACTTGGAGGAGGACTTCAGGTTCTTTTTACAACCCTTGGGACTCTTTTTGCAGCTACATATCTTGGTTTTGGTTTCAGTGAATCCCTTTTCCTGGGGTTTTTGATCTCTCTAAGCAGTACAGCAATTGTGCTCAAAACACTTCAAAAAAGAGCCGAATTGCATAGTTTGCACGGTCGTACAATTCTTTCTATATTATTATTCCAGGATGTCATTGTAGTAGCAATGATTGTAGCAACTCCGTTCCTGGCAGGGGTTGGTGGAAATGATGCAAACTCAATTTTTATGATTCTTCTGAAATCTCTGGCAATTATTATATTCATTATGTTTTTTGCCAGGTGGCTGATTCCCCATATCCTATATCATATTGCCAAAACCCGCAATCCGGAACTGTTCCTTCTGTCTGTGATTGTCATATGTTTATCTATTGCTATGCTTACTTACAGTGCGGGACTGTCTCTTGCATTGGGGGCTTTCCTTGCAGGCCTTGTGATATCTGAATCTGAATACAGTCATCAGGCACTGAACAATATTCTGCCATTTAAGGATGTTTTTTTGAGTATTTTTTTCGTATCAATAGGAATGCTGCTTAATGTACAATTTTTCCTGGATAACCCCTTAATGATATTACTTGTGACTATTGGTGTTATGTTATTCAAGGGAATTGTCAGTGGTTTTGTTTCTATGGTTCTGGGGTATCCCCTTCGCAATTCCATTCTAACCGGTATGGCACTTGCCCAGGTGGGTGAATTCTCTTTCGTCCTTTCAAAATTCGGGGTTGAGTATGGTCTTCTGGACAACTACCTATACCAAATGTTTCTGGATATTTCCATTCTTACAATGGCAGTTACTTCCTTTTCCATCTCCTATTCTCCCTCTGTGGCTGCAAAAGTTCTCAAACTTCCTATACCACATCAGCTCAAATGCGGCTTTGCCCGTAAAGATGTAACAAAGATGTACGATAAAAAGGAAAAAATGTCTTCCCATCTTATAATCGTGGGTTTTGGTTTCAATGGTAAAACAGTGGCAAAAGCTGCAAAGGCAGGGGGTATTCCTTATCTGGTTATTGAAACCAATCCAGAAAGCGTAAGAGAAGGTATTTCAAAAGGAGAAAATATTTTTTATGGAGATGCGACACAGGAAGGTGTACTTGAACAGGCTGATATTGATTCTGCAAAAATAATGATTGTTGGTATCTCCGATGCAACGGCAACTCGCAGAGTTATATGGCTCGCAAGGGAAATGAATCCCAATATTCATATCATTGCACGAACACGCTATTTAAAGGAGATGGGTCCACTCTATGAGCAGGGAGCTAATGAAGTTATTCCGGAAGAATTTGAGACTTCTGTGGAAATATTTGTCCGCCTCCTCAGGCGCTACCTTGTACCGGAGGACCAGATAAAAGAATTTATAGAAGATGCCAGAGCCGATGGATATGACATGTTTCGCAGCATTTCGCATAACCCCTTAAGTTATGAGAAAATGCAGTTTGATATCCCGGATGTGAATATAGTCTCTCTCCGTGTGCCGCAGAGGGCTGATGTGGTAGGGATGACCCTTGAAGATCTTTCCCTCAGGCAACGATTCGGGAGTACAGTCCTGGCAATCAGAAGAGGGCTGGAAATTATCACAAATCCCGGAGGGGATGTACGTATTCTGGAAGGAGATATTCTTGTGTTACTGGGAAGTCATGAAGATATGAAAGAAATAGGGGACTTCTTCACGGATCTAAGTAAAAAAAACACAAACGATACTGAGGAATAA
- a CDS encoding methanogenesis marker 16 metalloprotein yields MEREVGHILEKINRKDATVLTSQELCDIIDSGDSVGFEDVDVVTAATRAIMSGTYAVLSFPVGTGEKFTRASAVTINGVDAHVGPCPNERLGILDLMVFGTAHSHDRENYGGGHLFRDIVEGNPVDVDVVTDEGKKYSDTVSIEDMPYAQLFATRHAFKNYSAFVNFSPSPVSTIFHATTFAPDATEATLSGCGQINPVKNDPQLHGIGVGSRILLNGAEGFILGSGTRSSPEKPNLIATADMHSMVADYMGGFATSAGPECIVSWAVAVPVVDDSVFDAIRQTDSEIPLPVMDADRRMKVAMTSYADAWKDVDIEVVFNPGKCRGCDVCEPMEKCPMESIYFNGDKVVLNRHTCFNCGLCSTLCSDVFRADLGSLKFDYEGNKMDVPIVVRQSDRKRALIMAEKLRDSIKEGTFILNGMVERISP; encoded by the coding sequence ATGGAGCGGGAAGTAGGTCATATTCTTGAAAAAATTAACCGTAAAGACGCAACAGTTCTCACCTCTCAGGAACTTTGTGATATAATCGATTCAGGAGATAGTGTCGGTTTTGAGGATGTTGATGTGGTGACTGCTGCCACCAGAGCTATTATGAGTGGAACTTATGCAGTCCTCTCATTTCCGGTAGGAACCGGGGAAAAATTCACCCGCGCATCAGCTGTAACCATAAATGGAGTGGATGCCCATGTGGGTCCCTGTCCCAATGAAAGACTGGGTATCCTGGACTTGATGGTTTTTGGTACTGCACACAGCCATGATAGGGAAAATTACGGAGGAGGTCACCTTTTCCGGGATATTGTGGAAGGTAATCCTGTGGATGTTGATGTAGTTACCGATGAAGGGAAGAAATATTCAGATACAGTGTCCATTGAAGATATGCCATACGCCCAGCTGTTTGCAACGCGTCATGCATTTAAGAATTACAGTGCCTTTGTGAATTTTTCTCCTTCTCCTGTTTCCACTATTTTCCATGCAACCACCTTTGCACCCGATGCCACCGAAGCCACCCTGTCAGGATGTGGGCAAATAAACCCTGTAAAGAACGACCCGCAGCTCCATGGTATCGGTGTGGGAAGTCGCATTCTTCTCAATGGTGCCGAAGGCTTCATCCTGGGTTCAGGAACGCGTAGCAGCCCGGAAAAACCCAATTTGATAGCAACTGCGGATATGCATTCCATGGTGGCTGATTATATGGGAGGTTTTGCTACGTCTGCAGGTCCGGAATGCATTGTTTCCTGGGCAGTTGCAGTGCCTGTCGTTGATGATTCAGTATTCGATGCTATAAGGCAAACAGATAGTGAAATCCCGCTTCCTGTGATGGATGCTGATCGCAGGATGAAAGTTGCAATGACAAGTTATGCAGATGCCTGGAAAGATGTAGATATTGAGGTAGTTTTCAATCCCGGCAAATGTCGTGGATGTGATGTCTGTGAACCCATGGAAAAATGTCCTATGGAATCAATCTATTTCAACGGTGACAAAGTAGTACTGAACAGGCACACATGCTTTAACTGCGGTCTCTGCTCAACTTTATGTAGCGATGTTTTCAGGGCAGATCTGGGCAGTCTTAAATTCGATTATGAAGGAAATAAAATGGATGTCCCGATTGTTGTGCGCCAGTCAGATCGCAAACGTGCACTCATAATGGCCGAAAAATTAAGGGACAGTATAAAGGAAGGTACATTCATCTTGAATGGGATGGTGGAGAGGATATCTCCATAA
- the comE gene encoding sulfopyruvate decarboxylase subunit beta produces the protein MIRYGALEILAEKEGDKDTLIIANIGLPSKELYEIYDRKANFYMLGSMGLSSSIGLGLALARPDRKVLAIDGDGSVLMNMGSLATIANQHPDNYLLVIIDNGAYGSTGNQITATAGLTDLKEVALGAGVRNVAMVSDKSDLKEKLDTMDNGVLVVKTEPGNKKVPVIKLCPADIIKRFMEISSPPSHSR, from the coding sequence ATGATACGCTACGGTGCACTTGAGATTCTTGCTGAAAAAGAGGGAGATAAAGATACTCTGATCATTGCAAATATCGGATTGCCCTCAAAAGAATTATACGAAATATATGACAGAAAGGCCAATTTCTACATGCTTGGTTCAATGGGTCTTTCTTCTTCCATCGGCCTCGGGCTTGCCCTGGCAAGACCGGACAGGAAAGTTCTCGCAATTGACGGTGATGGGTCGGTCCTGATGAATATGGGAAGCCTGGCAACAATAGCCAACCAGCACCCGGATAATTATCTCCTTGTAATCATCGATAACGGTGCATATGGCTCTACGGGCAATCAAATAACTGCGACAGCAGGATTGACAGACCTCAAAGAAGTTGCTTTGGGAGCCGGCGTACGAAATGTTGCCATGGTGTCCGATAAGTCAGACCTTAAAGAGAAACTGGATACAATGGATAATGGTGTCCTGGTAGTAAAGACCGAACCCGGCAACAAGAAGGTGCCTGTAATAAAGCTATGTCCTGCAGATATAATTAAGCGGTTTATGGAGATATCCTCTCCACCATCCCATTCAAGATGA
- the comD gene encoding sulfopyruvate decarboxylase subunit alpha, producing the protein MDPSEEVFKSIKESGIDFVVSVPCANLQKLIPMVDSDPDIIHVPATREEEGIGICAGAYMGGKKPAIMMQNSGMGNSINALASLNRLYNIPLLIIISHRGIEGEPICAQVPMGEKTPQLLEVLDIPAYKPHLAQAKKTIEKATKKAFEEGKQAAILLSIGFWRES; encoded by the coding sequence ATGGACCCTTCCGAGGAAGTATTCAAGAGTATAAAGGAATCAGGTATTGATTTTGTAGTCAGTGTACCGTGTGCCAACCTCCAGAAACTCATTCCCATGGTCGACAGTGATCCGGACATAATCCACGTTCCCGCCACCAGGGAGGAGGAAGGCATAGGGATCTGCGCCGGGGCCTATATGGGAGGGAAAAAACCGGCCATAATGATGCAAAATTCCGGCATGGGAAATTCCATCAATGCCCTGGCATCTCTCAATCGCCTATACAACATCCCTTTACTGATAATTATAAGCCACAGGGGAATTGAAGGAGAGCCAATCTGCGCCCAGGTACCAATGGGTGAAAAAACACCTCAACTACTCGAAGTCCTGGACATACCTGCATACAAACCACATCTTGCACAGGCCAAAAAAACCATCGAAAAAGCCACTAAAAAAGCATTTGAAGAAGGAAAGCAAGCAGCTATCCTATTGAGTATAGGTTTCTGGAGGGAATCATGA
- a CDS encoding cysteate synthase — protein sequence MDKYILICPKCGKTYGKYDMVCPTDGTLLRTEYSKTSFKPCDLPGIWKFYNWLPVEGIIKKGTGKTLTYKSENLADKLGLEKLYISFNGYWPEKGAFMKTCSFKDLESYPTMQRVIEQEEKNTMVVASAGNTARAFAHVSSITGLPLLLVVPENAIEKLWIPAGSTSSICVAAVQGDYYDAISIASRITEREGFVPEGGAKNVARRDGMGTVMLDATLTMKCLPDHYFQAVGSGTGGIAAWEAAMRLKEDGRYGDKMPQLHLAQNLPCAPLIQLHEDVAVDPKCPEGMYDTVLFNRKPPYAVGGGVRDALEATEGDFYGITNKEAEEARLLFEELEGIDIMNSAAVATAALIKAVRNTKVSKSDLIMLNITGGGVKGALKELATISLEPDLVVSPENSEAPAKIIQRTEDKFE from the coding sequence ATGGACAAATACATACTCATCTGCCCAAAATGTGGCAAGACTTATGGCAAATATGACATGGTATGCCCCACTGATGGAACTCTTTTGAGAACAGAATACTCAAAAACCAGTTTTAAGCCATGTGATCTGCCGGGAATATGGAAATTCTACAACTGGCTACCCGTGGAAGGTATCATAAAAAAGGGTACAGGAAAAACACTAACCTACAAAAGTGAGAACCTTGCCGATAAACTCGGTCTTGAGAAACTATACATAAGTTTCAACGGCTACTGGCCGGAAAAAGGGGCTTTTATGAAGACCTGCAGCTTCAAGGACCTTGAATCATACCCTACAATGCAGAGAGTAATCGAGCAGGAAGAAAAAAATACAATGGTAGTAGCCTCTGCAGGTAATACTGCCCGTGCTTTTGCACATGTATCCTCTATAACCGGTCTTCCTTTGCTTCTGGTAGTTCCTGAAAATGCTATTGAAAAACTCTGGATACCCGCTGGATCGACATCATCAATCTGTGTTGCAGCTGTACAGGGAGATTATTATGATGCCATATCCATAGCCTCCCGGATTACCGAAAGAGAAGGATTCGTACCCGAAGGCGGTGCCAAGAACGTAGCACGCCGGGATGGCATGGGAACGGTGATGCTGGATGCAACACTGACCATGAAGTGCCTGCCAGACCACTATTTCCAGGCAGTGGGTAGTGGAACCGGCGGGATTGCTGCCTGGGAAGCAGCTATGCGCCTGAAAGAGGACGGCAGATATGGAGATAAAATGCCACAATTACATCTGGCACAGAACCTCCCCTGTGCTCCATTGATACAGTTACATGAGGATGTTGCTGTGGATCCGAAATGTCCTGAAGGAATGTACGACACCGTGTTGTTTAACCGCAAACCTCCGTATGCAGTGGGAGGGGGAGTGAGAGACGCCCTTGAAGCCACAGAAGGGGATTTTTACGGGATTACAAATAAAGAGGCAGAAGAAGCCAGGTTGTTATTTGAAGAACTTGAGGGCATCGACATTATGAACTCAGCAGCTGTGGCCACAGCCGCCCTGATAAAAGCTGTCAGGAATACAAAGGTGTCAAAATCAGATCTCATAATGCTCAATATCACCGGTGGAGGAGTTAAAGGGGCTTTAAAGGAACTTGCCACAATCAGTCTTGAACCTGACCTCGTAGTATCCCCTGAAAACAGTGAAGCGCCCGCAAAAATCATACAAAGAACTGAAGACAAATTCGAATAA
- a CDS encoding cytochrome b5 domain-containing protein yields MREFTPDGLAKYNGKDRDEIYVAYKGNVYDVTNSELWMAGDHQGMHEGGIDLTEEMEEAPHEEDVFNEFEIIGIFVNNH; encoded by the coding sequence ATGAGAGAATTTACACCGGATGGTCTGGCCAAATACAATGGGAAAGACAGGGATGAGATCTATGTTGCCTATAAAGGCAATGTCTATGATGTAACAAACAGTGAGTTATGGATGGCCGGAGATCATCAGGGCATGCATGAAGGTGGCATCGACCTTACAGAAGAAATGGAAGAGGCACCTCATGAGGAAGACGTATTCAATGAATTCGAAATAATCGGTATATTTGTAAATAACCATTGA